In a genomic window of Anas acuta chromosome 9, bAnaAcu1.1, whole genome shotgun sequence:
- the LOC137861295 gene encoding proline-rich protein 19-like isoform X1 codes for MLQGPGWEMAAPPPQRSPTRPLPSFRPQMSAVKQRSGRGDAQDAARDSQARPGRVKRRRTRGERNRTKFGPGLPSSTRRQGPRPPWGGVPPLPRPAPPQHSPLPPPRPVIITQQRLSRPRGLLGRGVTSGDIQRLLGGGQGGAPPPPEGPGGPAGSPLPELGLGRDGRPSTPRPQVPRGPGGEDGGCPSGTPPREVPGRFGALLPAPAELWGRALAEERRRAVLAALLERHRALPDLAALLPPRPVGLPPPVSPPASPPSPGLCTPEMEPLPQPVRPPAPLQAVTQAPTSPSMFPPPDFSPEIRKRQSCFPWMMEDEDEAHSEKPAMQFCVRTPSPPLFRARHPVPSPAAYLPTGRCTPEPELLPQPTQSRNPAPQHRWRRVSPKAGNQTPSPPAVPLPPVFGAKRKEKQSWLPWMSEDEDDTYPEDPAPLFCVRTPSPPLFEGLPQPHIPLGEPGCTCRATWGPRVEDKAEGHGQIHWRSRVPQHHRVLEHPMPGTHAPHHPCWHHRDRRTPPALYRGTCPCAPSPSHHPCKHSPCPHSRPRHATSFPTCRCSPPESHRPRGWRGLPEPRQRGWHLSFCPHATVPHSAGERDSSPNVWLFPCLY; via the exons atgctgcaggggcCAGGCTGGGAAATGGCGGCGCCGCCCCCCCAGCGCAGCCCCACCCGTCCCCTCCCCTCGTTTCGTCCCCAGATGTCGGCCGTGAAGCAGCGGAGCGGCCGAGGCGATGCCCAGGACGCTGCCAGGGACTCgcaggcccggcccggccgcgtCAAGCGCCGCAGGACCAGGGGGGAGCGGAACCGCACCAAGTTCGGCCCaggcctccccagcagcaccaggcgGCAGGGGCCGAGACCCCCCTGGGGGGGCGTCCCCCCGCTCCCCCggcccgcccccccccagcacagccccctgccgcccccccggcccgTCATCATCACCCAGCAGCGCCTCAGCCGCCCCCGCGGCCTCCTGGGCCGGGGGGTGACATCGGGGGACATCCAGCGCCTGCtggggggcgggcaggggggcgCTCCCCCCCCGCCCGAGGGGCCGGGAGGGCCGGcaggcagccccctccccgagctggggctggggagggacggGAGGCCGTCGACCCCCCGGCCCCAAGTCCCTCGAGGACCGGGGGGGGAGGACGGGGGCTGCCCCTCCGGGACGCCCCCCCGGGAGGTGCCCGGCCGCTTTGGGGCCCTGCTGCCGGCCCCCGCCGAGCTGTGGGGCCGGGCCCTGGCGGAGGAGCGGCGCCGAGCCgtgctggcagccctgctggagCGCCACCGAGCCCTGCCCGACCTCGCCGCCCTCCTGCCCCCCCGGCCCGTGGGGTTGCCCCCTCCTGTGTcaccccctgcctcccctccctcaCCGGGGCTCTGCACCCCTGAAATGGAGCCGCTTCCCCAGCCGGTGCGCCCCCCTGCACCTCTGCAGGCCGTCACTCAG GCACCAACCTCCCCTTCCATGTTCCCTCCCCCTGATTTCAGCCCTGAGATAAGGAAGAGGCAG agctgtttcCCCTGGATGATGGAGGATGAAGATGAGGCACACTCCGAAAAACCCGCCATGCAATTCTGCGTCCGGACCCCCTCACCACCGCTGTTCAGGGCCCGCCACCCTGTACCCTCCCCTGCTGCCTACCTACCCACAGGGCGCTGCACTCCCGAACCTGAGCTGCTCCCCCAGCCAACGCAGAGCAGGAacccagcaccccagcaccGCTGGCGCCGTGTCTCCCCAAAAGCTGGCAATCAG ACTCCAAGCCCCCCTGCTGTTCCTCTGCCCCCTGTTTTCGGTGccaagaggaaggagaagcag AGCTGGCTCCCCTGGATGTCGGAAGATGAGGATGACACATACCCTGAAGACCCAGCCCCACTGTTCTGTGTCCGGACACCATCTCCACCACTGTTTGaggggctcccccagccccacatccccctGGGGGAGCCAGGCTGCACATGCCGGGCAACATGGGGCCCCAGGGTAGAGGACAAAGCAGAAGGGCATGGCCAGATCCACTGGCGGTCCCGTGTGCCACAGCATCACCGGGTGTTAGAGCATCCCATGCCAGGGACACACGCCCCACACCACCCCTGTTGGCACCACAGGGACCGGCGGACACCCCCTGCTTTGTACCGGGGCACATGCccctgtgccccctccccatcacACCACCCCTGCAAGCACAGCCCTTGTCCCCACAGCAGGCCTCGGCATGCCACGAGCTTCCCCACATGCCGCTGCTCACCCCCTGAAAGCCACCGGCcacggggctggagggggctgcCAGAGCCACGGCAAAGGGGGTGGCACCTTTCCTTCTGCCCCCATGCCACAGTTCCCCACAGTGCAGGGGAAAGGGACTCTAGCCCCAATGTCTGGCTCTTCCCCTGCCTGTACTGA
- the PLEKHB2 gene encoding pleckstrin homology domain-containing family B member 2: protein MAFVKSGWLFRQSTILRRWKKNWFDLWSDGRLIFYDDQNRHDIEDKIHMRIHCINLRVGNECRDFQPPEGKQRDCLLQIVCRDGKTVNLCAESADDCLAWKIALQDARTHTGYVGSDVMYDETAISSAPPPYTAYATPSPEVYGYSQYNGAYPATGPQVFYASNGQAYAVPYQYPYQGPYGQPPANHVIIRERYRDSDGDLALSMLAGAATGMALGSLFWVF from the exons ATGGCATTTGTGAAGAGTGGCTGGCTGTTCCGGCAAA GTACTATTTTACGGCGCTGGAAGAAGAACTGGTTTGACCTATGGTCTGATGGCCGTTTAATATTCTATGATGATCAGAATCGTCATGATATAGAAGATAAAATCCACATGCGAATCCATTGCATCAACCTCAGAGTGGGGAATGAATGTCGAG ATTTCCAGCCTCCagaggggaagcagagggacTGTTTACTGCAGATTGTTTGTCGTGATGGAAAGACGGTCAACCTCTGTGCAGAAAGCGCAGATGACTGCCT GGCATGGAAAATTGCTCTTCAGGATGCCAGAACACATACA GGCTATGTGGGATCTGACGTGATGTATGATGAGACAGCCATCTCCTCAGCCCCTCCTCCCTATACAGCTTATGCTACACCATCACCTGAG GTTTATGGCTACAGTCAGTACAATGGCGCATATCCTGCTACAGGTCCTCAAGTCTTCTATGCCTCCAATGGACAAGCCTATGCTGTTCCCTACCAGTACCCGTACCAAG GACCTTACGGCCAGCCCCCTGCAAACCATGTCATTATTCGAGAGCGGTACCGTGACAGCGATGGAGACCTTGCACTCAGCATGCTTGCTGGAGCAGCGACTGGAATGGCTCTGGGATCATTATTCTGGGTCTTCTAG
- the LOC137861295 gene encoding proline-rich protein 19-like isoform X3 has product MLQGPGWEMAAPPPQRSPTRPLPSFRPQMSAVKQRSGRGDAQDAARDSQARPGRVKRRRTRGERNRTKFGPGLPSSTRRQGPRPPWGGVPPLPRPAPPQHSPLPPPRPVIITQQRLSRPRGLLGRGVTSGDIQRLLGGGQGGAPPPPEGPGGPAGSPLPELGLGRDGRPSTPRPQVPRGPGGEDGGCPSGTPPREVPGRFGALLPAPAELWGRALAEERRRAVLAALLERHRALPDLAALLPPRPVGLPPPVSPPASPPSPGLCTPEMEPLPQPVRPPAPLQAVTQSCFPWMMEDEDEAHSEKPAMQFCVRTPSPPLFRARHPVPSPAAYLPTGRCTPEPELLPQPTQSRNPAPQHRWRRVSPKAGNQTPSPPAVPLPPVFGAKRKEKQSWLPWMSEDEDDTYPEDPAPLFCVRTPSPPLFEGLPQPHIPLGEPGCTCRATWGPRVEDKAEGHGQIHWRSRVPQHHRVLEHPMPGTHAPHHPCWHHRDRRTPPALYRGTCPCAPSPSHHPCKHSPCPHSRPRHATSFPTCRCSPPESHRPRGWRGLPEPRQRGWHLSFCPHATVPHSAGERDSSPNVWLFPCLY; this is encoded by the exons atgctgcaggggcCAGGCTGGGAAATGGCGGCGCCGCCCCCCCAGCGCAGCCCCACCCGTCCCCTCCCCTCGTTTCGTCCCCAGATGTCGGCCGTGAAGCAGCGGAGCGGCCGAGGCGATGCCCAGGACGCTGCCAGGGACTCgcaggcccggcccggccgcgtCAAGCGCCGCAGGACCAGGGGGGAGCGGAACCGCACCAAGTTCGGCCCaggcctccccagcagcaccaggcgGCAGGGGCCGAGACCCCCCTGGGGGGGCGTCCCCCCGCTCCCCCggcccgcccccccccagcacagccccctgccgcccccccggcccgTCATCATCACCCAGCAGCGCCTCAGCCGCCCCCGCGGCCTCCTGGGCCGGGGGGTGACATCGGGGGACATCCAGCGCCTGCtggggggcgggcaggggggcgCTCCCCCCCCGCCCGAGGGGCCGGGAGGGCCGGcaggcagccccctccccgagctggggctggggagggacggGAGGCCGTCGACCCCCCGGCCCCAAGTCCCTCGAGGACCGGGGGGGGAGGACGGGGGCTGCCCCTCCGGGACGCCCCCCCGGGAGGTGCCCGGCCGCTTTGGGGCCCTGCTGCCGGCCCCCGCCGAGCTGTGGGGCCGGGCCCTGGCGGAGGAGCGGCGCCGAGCCgtgctggcagccctgctggagCGCCACCGAGCCCTGCCCGACCTCGCCGCCCTCCTGCCCCCCCGGCCCGTGGGGTTGCCCCCTCCTGTGTcaccccctgcctcccctccctcaCCGGGGCTCTGCACCCCTGAAATGGAGCCGCTTCCCCAGCCGGTGCGCCCCCCTGCACCTCTGCAGGCCGTCACTCAG agctgtttcCCCTGGATGATGGAGGATGAAGATGAGGCACACTCCGAAAAACCCGCCATGCAATTCTGCGTCCGGACCCCCTCACCACCGCTGTTCAGGGCCCGCCACCCTGTACCCTCCCCTGCTGCCTACCTACCCACAGGGCGCTGCACTCCCGAACCTGAGCTGCTCCCCCAGCCAACGCAGAGCAGGAacccagcaccccagcaccGCTGGCGCCGTGTCTCCCCAAAAGCTGGCAATCAG ACTCCAAGCCCCCCTGCTGTTCCTCTGCCCCCTGTTTTCGGTGccaagaggaaggagaagcag AGCTGGCTCCCCTGGATGTCGGAAGATGAGGATGACACATACCCTGAAGACCCAGCCCCACTGTTCTGTGTCCGGACACCATCTCCACCACTGTTTGaggggctcccccagccccacatccccctGGGGGAGCCAGGCTGCACATGCCGGGCAACATGGGGCCCCAGGGTAGAGGACAAAGCAGAAGGGCATGGCCAGATCCACTGGCGGTCCCGTGTGCCACAGCATCACCGGGTGTTAGAGCATCCCATGCCAGGGACACACGCCCCACACCACCCCTGTTGGCACCACAGGGACCGGCGGACACCCCCTGCTTTGTACCGGGGCACATGCccctgtgccccctccccatcacACCACCCCTGCAAGCACAGCCCTTGTCCCCACAGCAGGCCTCGGCATGCCACGAGCTTCCCCACATGCCGCTGCTCACCCCCTGAAAGCCACCGGCcacggggctggagggggctgcCAGAGCCACGGCAAAGGGGGTGGCACCTTTCCTTCTGCCCCCATGCCACAGTTCCCCACAGTGCAGGGGAAAGGGACTCTAGCCCCAATGTCTGGCTCTTCCCCTGCCTGTACTGA
- the LOC137861295 gene encoding proline-rich protein 19-like isoform X2, with amino-acid sequence MLQGPGWEMAAPPPQRSPTRPLPSFRPQMSAVKQRSGRGDAQDAARDSQARPGRVKRRRTRGERNRTKFGPGLPSSTRRQGPRPPWGGVPPLPRPAPPQHSPLPPPRPVIITQQRLSRPRGLLGRGVTSGDIQRLLGGGQGGAPPPPEGPGGPAGSPLPELGLGRDGRPSTPRPQVPRGPGGEDGGCPSGTPPREVPGRFGALLPAPAELWGRALAEERRRAVLAALLERHRALPDLAALLPPRPVGLPPPVSPPASPPSPGLCTPEMEPLPQPVRPPAPLQAVTQAPTSPSMFPPPDFSPEIRKRQSCFPWMMEDEDEAHSEKPAMQFCVRTPSPPLFRARHPVPSPAAYLPTGRCTPEPELLPQPTQSRNPAPQHRWRRVSPKAGNQTPSPPAVPLPPVFGAKRKEKSWLPWMSEDEDDTYPEDPAPLFCVRTPSPPLFEGLPQPHIPLGEPGCTCRATWGPRVEDKAEGHGQIHWRSRVPQHHRVLEHPMPGTHAPHHPCWHHRDRRTPPALYRGTCPCAPSPSHHPCKHSPCPHSRPRHATSFPTCRCSPPESHRPRGWRGLPEPRQRGWHLSFCPHATVPHSAGERDSSPNVWLFPCLY; translated from the exons atgctgcaggggcCAGGCTGGGAAATGGCGGCGCCGCCCCCCCAGCGCAGCCCCACCCGTCCCCTCCCCTCGTTTCGTCCCCAGATGTCGGCCGTGAAGCAGCGGAGCGGCCGAGGCGATGCCCAGGACGCTGCCAGGGACTCgcaggcccggcccggccgcgtCAAGCGCCGCAGGACCAGGGGGGAGCGGAACCGCACCAAGTTCGGCCCaggcctccccagcagcaccaggcgGCAGGGGCCGAGACCCCCCTGGGGGGGCGTCCCCCCGCTCCCCCggcccgcccccccccagcacagccccctgccgcccccccggcccgTCATCATCACCCAGCAGCGCCTCAGCCGCCCCCGCGGCCTCCTGGGCCGGGGGGTGACATCGGGGGACATCCAGCGCCTGCtggggggcgggcaggggggcgCTCCCCCCCCGCCCGAGGGGCCGGGAGGGCCGGcaggcagccccctccccgagctggggctggggagggacggGAGGCCGTCGACCCCCCGGCCCCAAGTCCCTCGAGGACCGGGGGGGGAGGACGGGGGCTGCCCCTCCGGGACGCCCCCCCGGGAGGTGCCCGGCCGCTTTGGGGCCCTGCTGCCGGCCCCCGCCGAGCTGTGGGGCCGGGCCCTGGCGGAGGAGCGGCGCCGAGCCgtgctggcagccctgctggagCGCCACCGAGCCCTGCCCGACCTCGCCGCCCTCCTGCCCCCCCGGCCCGTGGGGTTGCCCCCTCCTGTGTcaccccctgcctcccctccctcaCCGGGGCTCTGCACCCCTGAAATGGAGCCGCTTCCCCAGCCGGTGCGCCCCCCTGCACCTCTGCAGGCCGTCACTCAG GCACCAACCTCCCCTTCCATGTTCCCTCCCCCTGATTTCAGCCCTGAGATAAGGAAGAGGCAG agctgtttcCCCTGGATGATGGAGGATGAAGATGAGGCACACTCCGAAAAACCCGCCATGCAATTCTGCGTCCGGACCCCCTCACCACCGCTGTTCAGGGCCCGCCACCCTGTACCCTCCCCTGCTGCCTACCTACCCACAGGGCGCTGCACTCCCGAACCTGAGCTGCTCCCCCAGCCAACGCAGAGCAGGAacccagcaccccagcaccGCTGGCGCCGTGTCTCCCCAAAAGCTGGCAATCAG ACTCCAAGCCCCCCTGCTGTTCCTCTGCCCCCTGTTTTCGGTGccaagaggaaggagaag AGCTGGCTCCCCTGGATGTCGGAAGATGAGGATGACACATACCCTGAAGACCCAGCCCCACTGTTCTGTGTCCGGACACCATCTCCACCACTGTTTGaggggctcccccagccccacatccccctGGGGGAGCCAGGCTGCACATGCCGGGCAACATGGGGCCCCAGGGTAGAGGACAAAGCAGAAGGGCATGGCCAGATCCACTGGCGGTCCCGTGTGCCACAGCATCACCGGGTGTTAGAGCATCCCATGCCAGGGACACACGCCCCACACCACCCCTGTTGGCACCACAGGGACCGGCGGACACCCCCTGCTTTGTACCGGGGCACATGCccctgtgccccctccccatcacACCACCCCTGCAAGCACAGCCCTTGTCCCCACAGCAGGCCTCGGCATGCCACGAGCTTCCCCACATGCCGCTGCTCACCCCCTGAAAGCCACCGGCcacggggctggagggggctgcCAGAGCCACGGCAAAGGGGGTGGCACCTTTCCTTCTGCCCCCATGCCACAGTTCCCCACAGTGCAGGGGAAAGGGACTCTAGCCCCAATGTCTGGCTCTTCCCCTGCCTGTACTGA